A section of the Venturia canescens isolate UGA chromosome 11, ASM1945775v1, whole genome shotgun sequence genome encodes:
- the Fs(2)Ket gene encoding importin subunit beta-1 isoform X1, with protein MQMDQTAMQLIQVLEKTVSGDKNELEAAQNFLEQAALANLHEFLQRLSAVLGTSTATGVARMAAGLQLKNQLTSKDAGLKIQYQQRWLALPAETRSYIKKNILGALGTEANRPSSAAQCVAYVAVAELPVGEWTELIPLLVNNVTDTESTEMMREATLETIGYICQEIESEVLVSQSNHILTAIIHGMKSSNTSIPVRLAATKALYNSLEFTKGNFEIETERNFIMEVVCEATQSANAQVRVAALQCLVKIMSLYYQFMEPYMGPALFPITLEAMKSEIDDVALQGIEFWSNVADEEVDLSLEEGEASEGGRVPSKVSRHYAKGALQYLVPVLMRKLTKQEEFDDEDDWNPSKSAGVCLMLLASCCEESIVPFVLPFVKDNIKNPDWRFRDAALMAFGSILGGLDQTTLKPLVEQAMQTLIELMYDNSVVVRDTAAWTFGRICEIIPEAAINPPYLKPLLESLVNGLKAEPRVAANVCWAFTGLAEASYDAAAVEEGQQPETYCMSQFFDFIVQRLLETTDRPDGAQANLRSAAYEALMEMVKNSPRDCYVTVQKTTMVILDRLQQVLQMETHFQNHSDRAQYHDLQSLLCATLQSVLRKVTPEDAPQISDAIMTAVLAMFASNSCKVGGVQEDALMAVSTLVEVLSDGFLKYMDAFKPYLCLGLKNYAEYQVCCAAVGLTGDICRALRNKMLPYCDEIMTLLLDNLGNETVHRSVKPQILSVFGDVALSIGPEFKKYLDVVLLTLAQASQANVDRSDYDMVDYLNELRVGVLEAYTGITQGLRGDGATPSPDVALVEPHVPFIITFITSIALDRELSEEAMAASIGLLGDLVTVFGAKLLPMVETEPLTELLTKGRRARSNKPKTLATWVTKEIRRLKTANSASSWRLLISTICCQSSGNLENIRRNYCGWFAYRLACHVAFVLSINYLWPRHHRTGARFPVSRDWIFHGEGV; from the exons ATGCAGATGGATCAGACCGCGATGCAGCTGATACAAGTCCTCGAGAAAACCGTCTCGGGAG ACAAAAACGAACTCGAAGctgctcaaaattttttggaaCAAGCGGCCCTCGCTAATCTC CATGAGTTTCTACAACGACTCAGCGCGGTGCTGGGCACCTCAACCGCTACTGGCGTTGCCCGCATGGCAGCGGGCTTGCAACTCAAAAATCAGCTGACTTCCAAAGATGCTGGGCTCAAAATTCAATACCAGCAACGATGGTTGGCCCTTCCGGCGGAGACTAGAAGTTACATTAAGAAAAAT ATTCTGGGAGCTCTCGGAACTGAGGCGAACAGGCCGAGCTCTGCTGCGCAGTGCGTCGCTTACGTCGCTGTGGCAGAATTACCTGTCGGCGAGTGGACCGAACTAATCCCATTGCTGGTGAACAATGTTACCGACACCGAAAGCACAGAAATGATGAGAGAAGCGACGCTTGAAACCATCGGCTACATTTGCCAAGAGATAGAAAGCGAAGTTTTGGTCTCGCAGTCCAATCACATCCTCACGGCCATTATCCATGGCATGAAAAGCTCCAATACCTCCATTCCTGTTAGACTTGCAGCAACAAAAGCGCTCTACAATTCACTGGAATTCACCAAAGGAAATTTCGAGATCGAG ACTGAAAGGAATTTCATAATGGAAGTTGTTTGCGAGGCAACGCAATCAGCAAACGCACAAGTACGCGTCGCTGCACTTCAATGCCTTGTTAAAATAATGTCTTTGTACTATCAGTTTATGGAACCGTACATGGGTCCTGCACTATTTCCG ATAACGTTGGAAGCGATGAAGTCGGAGATCGACGACGTAGCATTACAGGGCATAGAATTCTGGTCGAACGTGGCGGACGAGGAGGTGGATTTATCGTTGGAGGAGGGCGAAGCATCGGAAGGAGGTCGTGTGCCGTCAAAAGTTTCGCGTCACTATGCGAAAGGCGCGTTGCAATATTTGGTTCCAGTGTTGATGAGGAAATTGACGAAGCAGGAAGAATTCGACGACGAGGATGATTGGAATCCGTCGAAATCAGCGGGCGTTTGTCTCATGCTGTTGGCTTCGTGTTGCGAGGAATCGATCGTGCCATTCGTGCTACCCTTCGTGAAGGACAACATCAAGAATCCAGACTGGCGTTTCCGGGACGCAGCCTTGATGGCTTTTGGCTCGATTTTGGGAGGTTTGGATCAAACGACGTTGAAGCCGTTGGTAGAGCAGGCGATGCAGACGTTGATCGAGTTGATGTACGACAACAGCGTTGTCGTGCGGGACACGGCGGCGTGGACGTTCGGGAGGATCTGCGAGATAATACCGGAGGCGGCGATAAATCCTCCGTACTTGAAGCCGCTGTTGGAGTCTTTGGTGAATGGTTTGAAAGCGGAGCCGCGAGTGGCGGCGAACGTGTGTTGGGCGTTCACGGGATTGGCGGAGGCGAGTTACGACGCAGCGGCGGTGGAGGAAGGCCAGCAGCCGGAGACGTACTGCATGTCGCAGTTTTTCGACTTCATTGTGCAGCGTCTCCTGGAAACAACGGATCGTCCGGACggggcccaggcgaatttgcgCTCGGCGGCTTACGAGGCGCTCATGGAAATGGTGAAGAATTCTCCGCGAGATTGTTACGTCACGGTGCAAAAAACGACGATGGTTATTCTCGACAGACTGCAGCAGGTTTTGCAGATGGAAACGCACTTCCAGAACCACTCGGATCGCGCTCAGTACCACGACCTCCAATCGCTCCTGTGCGCGACGTTGCAGTCGGTTCTTCGTAAAGTCACGCCGGAGGACGCTCCGCAAATATCGGACGCCATAATGACCGCCGTCCTCGCCATGTTCGCCTCCAACTCCTGCAAAGTCGGCGGTGTCCAGGAAGACGCTCTCATGGCAGTTTCCACCCTCGTCGAAGTCCTCTCCGACGGTTTCCTCAAGTACATGGACGCTTTCAAGCCTTATCTCTGTCTcggattgaaaaactacgccGAATATCAAGTCTGCTGCGCCGCTGTCGGCCTCACCGGCGACATTTGCCGGGCTCTTCGCAACAAAATGCTGCCTTACTGCGACGAGATCATGACTCTGCTCCTCGACAACCTCGGCAACGAAACCGTCCACCGATCCGTCAAGCCTCAAATTCTTTCAGTTTTCGGCGACGTCGCCCTCTCCATTGGGCCCGAGTTCAAAAAGTATCTCGACGTCGTTCTCCTCACCCTCGCTCAAGCCTCCCAAGCCAACGTCGACCGCAGCGACTACGACATGGTCGACTACCTCAACGAACTTCGAGTCGGCGTCCTCGAAGCCTACACCGGTATCACCCAGGGCCTCCGCGGCGACGGTGCCACCCCCAGTCCCGACGTCGCTCTCGTTGAACCTCACGTTCCCTTCATCATCACCTTCATCACCTCGATCGCTCTCGATCGCGAGCTCTCCGAAGAAGCCATGGCCGCCTCCATCGGCCTCCTTGGCGATCTCGTCACCGTCTTTGGCGCCAAATTACTTCCCATGGTCGAAACTGAACCCCTCACTGAACTCCTTACCAAAGGACGACGCGCGAGAAGCAACAAACCGAAAACCCTCGCGACGTGGGTCACCAAGGAAATCAGGAGACTGAAGACCGCCAATTCTGCCTCGAGTTG GAGGCTTTTGATCTCGACGATCTGTTGCCAATCGTCGGGGAATTTGGAAAATATCAGAAGAAATTATTGTGGCTGGTTTGCCTACCGGCTTGCCTGCCATGTGGCTTTTGTGCTTTCAATCAACTATTTATGGCCTCGACACCACCGCACTGGTGCAAGGTTCCCGGTCTCGAGGGACTGGATATTTCACGGAGAAGGCGTCTAG
- the Hr38 gene encoding nuclear receptor subfamily 4 group A member 1 isoform X2: MRVPGGEIRVNEDHLLPVEVSSLPGNCYQENELPGGDYSWKEAALSSIATTLTGQLHSGSGESDCENVKGYTSPQQAIPLERNSGSEIVPENRCLVPCNEHQQQQQQQQQQQSEAVARTAITTTSTTTTATAFTVASSMLLLQTQSPFGCSSFADLLGAPYNDPTEAGSLPEELDPFPELQLGNPQALSSPDETPQTQQPIHHNLQQHPQHRAPIAAVVDVQTDSLSPTPLPSFQDTYTVHQQRYTRQELMGLGIKMDDECFDSLQYACNEVPYTADFSSSVAYQTHHQPQHHQQQQHHHHHHHHQQQQHHHQQQQQQHHQQHHHHHHQLVQHHHQHTSANDNHNHHNITPGALSPASPTLSTSAGSATRSPPPGSPPPMSIASIGNAAPPPPPPPPPLPPPGYFAAISSTSQREIANNAYANLPITNSYVQANSLVGPIVNNPPVIPTGRTRMTLQRSDSASSGSNQESPKSRVSNPNGTSTNNNNNNTINNNGNNGNSSIPSPGGSERAPPSPSQLCAVCGDTAACQHYGVRTCEGCKGFFKRTVQKGSKYVCLAEKACPVDKRRRNRCQFCRFQKCLMVGMVKEVVRTDSLKGRRGRLPSKPKSPQESPPSPPVSLITALVRAHVDTTPDLANLDYSQYREPGPADLPITEAEKIQQFYNLLMTSVDVIRNFADKIPGFSELTREDQELLFQSASLELFVLRLAYRTRAEDTSLTFCNGVVLTRAQCQRSFGDWLHGILDFCQALRVLDVDISAFACLCALTLVTERYGLKEPHRVELLQTKIISSLRDHVTYNAEAQRKTQYLSRLLGKLPELRSLSVQGLQRIFYLKLEDLVPAPPLIETMFVGSLPF; encoded by the exons GGCAACTGCACTCGGGGAGCGGAGAAAGCGACTGCGAAAACGTCAAGGGCTACACCAGCCCCCAGCAGGCGATCCCGCTCGAGCGAAACTCCGGCAGCGAAATCGTCCCCGAAAACCGCTGTCTCGTCCCGTGCAACGAgcaccagcagcagcaacaacaacaacaacaacaacaatctGAAGCTGTTGCAAGAACCGCAATCACGACGacctcgacgacgacgacggcaaCCGCCTTCACCGTAGCGTCAAGCATGCTCCTCCTACAGACCCAG AGTCCATTCGGATGCAGCAGCTTCGCCGACCTCCTCGGAGCCCCTTATAACGATCCAACGGAAGCGGGAAGCCTCCCCGAAGAACTGGACCCCTTTCCGGAACTCCAGCTCGGCAACCCTCAGGCCCTGTCCAGCCCCGATGAAACTCCACAGACTCAGCAACCCATTCATCACAATTTACAACAACATCCCCAGCACAGAGCCCCCATCGCAGCTGTTGTCGACGTCCAAACCGACTCTCTCAG TCCAACGCCATTGCCAAGTTTCCAAGACACTTACACGGTGCATCAGCAGCGTTACACGCGCCAGGAGCTCATGGGTCTTGGAATAAAGATGGACGACGAGTGTTTCGATTCGTTGCAATACGCCTGCAACGAAGTTCCTTATACTGCTGATTTTTCGAGCTCTGTCGCCTATCAGACTCATCATCAGCCACAGCACCatcagcagcaacagcatcatcatcatcatcatcatcatcagcagcagcagcatcaccatcaacagcaacagcaacagcatcACCAGCAacatcaccatcatcatcaccagCTCGTGCAGCATCATCATCAACACACGAGCGCAAATGACAATCACAATCATCACAAT ATCACTCCGGGAGCGTTGAGCCCAGCATCGCCGACGTTGTCGACGAGTGCTGGTAGCGCCACGAGATCGCCGCCTCCTGGCTCGCCGCCTCCGATGTCGATAGCGTCAATCGGCAACGCCGCACCGCCGCCACCACCCCCACCCCCGCCATTACCACCCCCAGGATATTTTGCAGCGATCTCCTCAACCTCGCAACGCGAAATCGCCAACAACGCTTACGCCAATTTACCTATTACCAACTCCTACGTACAAGCCAACAGTCTCGTCGGCCCCATCGTCAACAACCCTCCTGTCATCCCGACCGGGAGAACGCGAATGACCCTCCAGAGATCCGACTCAGCGAG CAGTGGAAGCAATCAGGAATCGCCGAAATCCCGAGTGAGCAACCCCAACGGAACGAGCaccaataacaacaacaataacacGATAAACAACAACGGAAACAACGGAAATTCGTCGATACCGTCGCCCGGTGGTAGCGAACGGGCGCCACCGAGTCCCAGTCAACTCTGCGCCGTCTGCGGGGACACAGCCGCCTGCCAGCACTACGGAGTTCGTACCTGCGAAGGCTGCAAAGGCTTCTTCAAACGCACCGTACAAAAAGGCTCGAAATACGTTTGCCTCGCTGAAAAAGCTTGCCCCGTCGATAAACGACGACGCAACCGTTGCCAGTTTTGCCGATTTCAAAAGTGCCTCATGGTCGGTATGGTGAAAGAG GTCGTGAGAACAGATTCGTTGAAAGGGCGTCGTGGTCGATTGCCCTCGAAGCCGAAATCCCCGCAAGAGTCGCCCCCGAGTCCGCCAGTTTCGCTGATAACGGCCCTCGTCCGTGCCCACGTCGACACGACCCCCGATCTCGCGAACCTCGACTACTCGCAGTACCGGGAGCCCGGGCCCGCCGACCTGCCGATAACCgaggctgaaaaaattcaacagttTTACAATCTTCTCATGACCTCTGTCGACGTCATACGCAACTTTGCTGACAAAATTCCCGGCTTCTCGGAGCTCACGAGAGAGGATCAA GAGCTGCTTTTCCAGTCTGCGAGTTTGGAGCTTTTTGTACTGAGGCTGGCGTACCGCACGAGGGCGGAGGACACGAGTCTGACGTTTTGCAACGGTGTGGTTTTGACGCGTGCCCAATGTCAGCGGAGTTTCGGTGACTGGCTCCACGGGATCCTCGACTTTTGTCAAGCCCTCCGGGTCCTGGACGTCGATATCAGCGCGTTCGCGTGTCTCTGCGCCCTGACCCTGGTCACAG AGAGATACGGTTTGAAGGAGCCTCATCGCGTGGAGCTTTTGCAGACCAAAATAATATCATCGTTGCGAGATCACGTGACGTACAACGCGGAGGCGCAGCGTAAAACGCAGTATTTGTCGAGGCTGTTGGGCAAGTTGCCGGAGCTCCGAAGTCTCTCGGTCCAGGGTTTgcaacgaattttttatctcaagtTGGAAGATTTGGTGCCAGCGCCTCCGTTGATCGAGACCATGTTCGTCGGAAGTTTGCCCTTTTAA
- the Fs(2)Ket gene encoding importin subunit beta-1 isoform X3 gives MQMDQTAMQLIQVLEKTVSGDKNELEAAQNFLEQAALANLHEFLQRLSAVLGTSTATGVARMAAGLQLKNQLTSKDAGLKIQYQQRWLALPAETRSYIKKNILGALGTEANRPSSAAQCVAYVAVAELPVGEWTELIPLLVNNVTDTESTEMMREATLETIGYICQEIESEVLVSQSNHILTAIIHGMKSSNTSIPVRLAATKALYNSLEFTKGNFEIETERNFIMEVVCEATQSANAQVRVAALQCLVKIMSLYYQFMEPYMGPALFPITLEAMKSEIDDVALQGIEFWSNVADEEVDLSLEEGEASEGGRVPSKVSRHYAKGALQYLVPVLMRKLTKQEEFDDEDDWNPSKSAGVCLMLLASCCEESIVPFVLPFVKDNIKNPDWRFRDAALMAFGSILGGLDQTTLKPLVEQAMQTLIELMYDNSVVVRDTAAWTFGRICEIIPEAAINPPYLKPLLESLVNGLKAEPRVAANVCWAFTGLAEASYDAAAVEEGQQPETYCMSQFFDFIVQRLLETTDRPDGAQANLRSAAYEALMEMVKNSPRDCYVTVQKTTMVILDRLQQVLQMETHFQNHSDRAQYHDLQSLLCATLQSVLRKVTPEDAPQISDAIMTAVLAMFASNSCKVGGVQEDALMAVSTLVEVLSDGFLKYMDAFKPYLCLGLKNYAEYQVCCAAVGLTGDICRALRNKMLPYCDEIMTLLLDNLGNETVHRSVKPQILSVFGDVALSIGPEFKKYLDVVLLTLAQASQANVDRSDYDMVDYLNELRVGVLEAYTGITQGLRGDGATPSPDVALVEPHVPFIITFITSIALDRELSEEAMAASIGLLGDLVTVFGAKLLPMVETEPLTELLTKGRRARSNKPKTLATWVTKEIRRLKTANSASS, from the exons ATGCAGATGGATCAGACCGCGATGCAGCTGATACAAGTCCTCGAGAAAACCGTCTCGGGAG ACAAAAACGAACTCGAAGctgctcaaaattttttggaaCAAGCGGCCCTCGCTAATCTC CATGAGTTTCTACAACGACTCAGCGCGGTGCTGGGCACCTCAACCGCTACTGGCGTTGCCCGCATGGCAGCGGGCTTGCAACTCAAAAATCAGCTGACTTCCAAAGATGCTGGGCTCAAAATTCAATACCAGCAACGATGGTTGGCCCTTCCGGCGGAGACTAGAAGTTACATTAAGAAAAAT ATTCTGGGAGCTCTCGGAACTGAGGCGAACAGGCCGAGCTCTGCTGCGCAGTGCGTCGCTTACGTCGCTGTGGCAGAATTACCTGTCGGCGAGTGGACCGAACTAATCCCATTGCTGGTGAACAATGTTACCGACACCGAAAGCACAGAAATGATGAGAGAAGCGACGCTTGAAACCATCGGCTACATTTGCCAAGAGATAGAAAGCGAAGTTTTGGTCTCGCAGTCCAATCACATCCTCACGGCCATTATCCATGGCATGAAAAGCTCCAATACCTCCATTCCTGTTAGACTTGCAGCAACAAAAGCGCTCTACAATTCACTGGAATTCACCAAAGGAAATTTCGAGATCGAG ACTGAAAGGAATTTCATAATGGAAGTTGTTTGCGAGGCAACGCAATCAGCAAACGCACAAGTACGCGTCGCTGCACTTCAATGCCTTGTTAAAATAATGTCTTTGTACTATCAGTTTATGGAACCGTACATGGGTCCTGCACTATTTCCG ATAACGTTGGAAGCGATGAAGTCGGAGATCGACGACGTAGCATTACAGGGCATAGAATTCTGGTCGAACGTGGCGGACGAGGAGGTGGATTTATCGTTGGAGGAGGGCGAAGCATCGGAAGGAGGTCGTGTGCCGTCAAAAGTTTCGCGTCACTATGCGAAAGGCGCGTTGCAATATTTGGTTCCAGTGTTGATGAGGAAATTGACGAAGCAGGAAGAATTCGACGACGAGGATGATTGGAATCCGTCGAAATCAGCGGGCGTTTGTCTCATGCTGTTGGCTTCGTGTTGCGAGGAATCGATCGTGCCATTCGTGCTACCCTTCGTGAAGGACAACATCAAGAATCCAGACTGGCGTTTCCGGGACGCAGCCTTGATGGCTTTTGGCTCGATTTTGGGAGGTTTGGATCAAACGACGTTGAAGCCGTTGGTAGAGCAGGCGATGCAGACGTTGATCGAGTTGATGTACGACAACAGCGTTGTCGTGCGGGACACGGCGGCGTGGACGTTCGGGAGGATCTGCGAGATAATACCGGAGGCGGCGATAAATCCTCCGTACTTGAAGCCGCTGTTGGAGTCTTTGGTGAATGGTTTGAAAGCGGAGCCGCGAGTGGCGGCGAACGTGTGTTGGGCGTTCACGGGATTGGCGGAGGCGAGTTACGACGCAGCGGCGGTGGAGGAAGGCCAGCAGCCGGAGACGTACTGCATGTCGCAGTTTTTCGACTTCATTGTGCAGCGTCTCCTGGAAACAACGGATCGTCCGGACggggcccaggcgaatttgcgCTCGGCGGCTTACGAGGCGCTCATGGAAATGGTGAAGAATTCTCCGCGAGATTGTTACGTCACGGTGCAAAAAACGACGATGGTTATTCTCGACAGACTGCAGCAGGTTTTGCAGATGGAAACGCACTTCCAGAACCACTCGGATCGCGCTCAGTACCACGACCTCCAATCGCTCCTGTGCGCGACGTTGCAGTCGGTTCTTCGTAAAGTCACGCCGGAGGACGCTCCGCAAATATCGGACGCCATAATGACCGCCGTCCTCGCCATGTTCGCCTCCAACTCCTGCAAAGTCGGCGGTGTCCAGGAAGACGCTCTCATGGCAGTTTCCACCCTCGTCGAAGTCCTCTCCGACGGTTTCCTCAAGTACATGGACGCTTTCAAGCCTTATCTCTGTCTcggattgaaaaactacgccGAATATCAAGTCTGCTGCGCCGCTGTCGGCCTCACCGGCGACATTTGCCGGGCTCTTCGCAACAAAATGCTGCCTTACTGCGACGAGATCATGACTCTGCTCCTCGACAACCTCGGCAACGAAACCGTCCACCGATCCGTCAAGCCTCAAATTCTTTCAGTTTTCGGCGACGTCGCCCTCTCCATTGGGCCCGAGTTCAAAAAGTATCTCGACGTCGTTCTCCTCACCCTCGCTCAAGCCTCCCAAGCCAACGTCGACCGCAGCGACTACGACATGGTCGACTACCTCAACGAACTTCGAGTCGGCGTCCTCGAAGCCTACACCGGTATCACCCAGGGCCTCCGCGGCGACGGTGCCACCCCCAGTCCCGACGTCGCTCTCGTTGAACCTCACGTTCCCTTCATCATCACCTTCATCACCTCGATCGCTCTCGATCGCGAGCTCTCCGAAGAAGCCATGGCCGCCTCCATCGGCCTCCTTGGCGATCTCGTCACCGTCTTTGGCGCCAAATTACTTCCCATGGTCGAAACTGAACCCCTCACTGAACTCCTTACCAAAGGACGACGCGCGAGAAGCAACAAACCGAAAACCCTCGCGACGTGGGTCACCAAGGAAATCAGGAGACTGAAGACCGCCAATTCTGCCTCGAGTTG A
- the Fs(2)Ket gene encoding importin subunit beta-1 isoform X2: MQMDQTAMQLIQVLEKTVSGDKNELEAAQNFLEQAALANLHEFLQRLSAVLGTSTATGVARMAAGLQLKNQLTSKDAGLKIQYQQRWLALPAETRSYIKKNILGALGTEANRPSSAAQCVAYVAVAELPVGEWTELIPLLVNNVTDTESTEMMREATLETIGYICQEIESEVLVSQSNHILTAIIHGMKSSNTSIPVRLAATKALYNSLEFTKGNFEIETERNFIMEVVCEATQSANAQVRVAALQCLVKIMSLYYQFMEPYMGPALFPITLEAMKSEIDDVALQGIEFWSNVADEEVDLSLEEGEASEGGRVPSKVSRHYAKGALQYLVPVLMRKLTKQEEFDDEDDWNPSKSAGVCLMLLASCCEESIVPFVLPFVKDNIKNPDWRFRDAALMAFGSILGGLDQTTLKPLVEQAMQTLIELMYDNSVVVRDTAAWTFGRICEIIPEAAINPPYLKPLLESLVNGLKAEPRVAANVCWAFTGLAEASYDAAAVEEGQQPETYCMSQFFDFIVQRLLETTDRPDGAQANLRSAAYEALMEMVKNSPRDCYVTVQKTTMVILDRLQQVLQMETHFQNHSDRAQYHDLQSLLCATLQSVLRKVTPEDAPQISDAIMTAVLAMFASNSCKVGGVQEDALMAVSTLVEVLSDGFLKYMDAFKPYLCLGLKNYAEYQVCCAAVGLTGDICRALRNKMLPYCDEIMTLLLDNLGNETVHRSVKPQILSVFGDVALSIGPEFKKYLDVVLLTLAQASQANVDRSDYDMVDYLNELRVGVLEAYTGITQGLRGDGATPSPDVALVEPHVPFIITFITSIALDRELSEEAMAASIGLLGDLVTVFGAKLLPMVETEPLTELLTKGRRARSNKPKTLATWVTKEIRRLKTANSASSCRMEMKARTANVRGTTLTGPTSPAMTLKTST, translated from the exons ATGCAGATGGATCAGACCGCGATGCAGCTGATACAAGTCCTCGAGAAAACCGTCTCGGGAG ACAAAAACGAACTCGAAGctgctcaaaattttttggaaCAAGCGGCCCTCGCTAATCTC CATGAGTTTCTACAACGACTCAGCGCGGTGCTGGGCACCTCAACCGCTACTGGCGTTGCCCGCATGGCAGCGGGCTTGCAACTCAAAAATCAGCTGACTTCCAAAGATGCTGGGCTCAAAATTCAATACCAGCAACGATGGTTGGCCCTTCCGGCGGAGACTAGAAGTTACATTAAGAAAAAT ATTCTGGGAGCTCTCGGAACTGAGGCGAACAGGCCGAGCTCTGCTGCGCAGTGCGTCGCTTACGTCGCTGTGGCAGAATTACCTGTCGGCGAGTGGACCGAACTAATCCCATTGCTGGTGAACAATGTTACCGACACCGAAAGCACAGAAATGATGAGAGAAGCGACGCTTGAAACCATCGGCTACATTTGCCAAGAGATAGAAAGCGAAGTTTTGGTCTCGCAGTCCAATCACATCCTCACGGCCATTATCCATGGCATGAAAAGCTCCAATACCTCCATTCCTGTTAGACTTGCAGCAACAAAAGCGCTCTACAATTCACTGGAATTCACCAAAGGAAATTTCGAGATCGAG ACTGAAAGGAATTTCATAATGGAAGTTGTTTGCGAGGCAACGCAATCAGCAAACGCACAAGTACGCGTCGCTGCACTTCAATGCCTTGTTAAAATAATGTCTTTGTACTATCAGTTTATGGAACCGTACATGGGTCCTGCACTATTTCCG ATAACGTTGGAAGCGATGAAGTCGGAGATCGACGACGTAGCATTACAGGGCATAGAATTCTGGTCGAACGTGGCGGACGAGGAGGTGGATTTATCGTTGGAGGAGGGCGAAGCATCGGAAGGAGGTCGTGTGCCGTCAAAAGTTTCGCGTCACTATGCGAAAGGCGCGTTGCAATATTTGGTTCCAGTGTTGATGAGGAAATTGACGAAGCAGGAAGAATTCGACGACGAGGATGATTGGAATCCGTCGAAATCAGCGGGCGTTTGTCTCATGCTGTTGGCTTCGTGTTGCGAGGAATCGATCGTGCCATTCGTGCTACCCTTCGTGAAGGACAACATCAAGAATCCAGACTGGCGTTTCCGGGACGCAGCCTTGATGGCTTTTGGCTCGATTTTGGGAGGTTTGGATCAAACGACGTTGAAGCCGTTGGTAGAGCAGGCGATGCAGACGTTGATCGAGTTGATGTACGACAACAGCGTTGTCGTGCGGGACACGGCGGCGTGGACGTTCGGGAGGATCTGCGAGATAATACCGGAGGCGGCGATAAATCCTCCGTACTTGAAGCCGCTGTTGGAGTCTTTGGTGAATGGTTTGAAAGCGGAGCCGCGAGTGGCGGCGAACGTGTGTTGGGCGTTCACGGGATTGGCGGAGGCGAGTTACGACGCAGCGGCGGTGGAGGAAGGCCAGCAGCCGGAGACGTACTGCATGTCGCAGTTTTTCGACTTCATTGTGCAGCGTCTCCTGGAAACAACGGATCGTCCGGACggggcccaggcgaatttgcgCTCGGCGGCTTACGAGGCGCTCATGGAAATGGTGAAGAATTCTCCGCGAGATTGTTACGTCACGGTGCAAAAAACGACGATGGTTATTCTCGACAGACTGCAGCAGGTTTTGCAGATGGAAACGCACTTCCAGAACCACTCGGATCGCGCTCAGTACCACGACCTCCAATCGCTCCTGTGCGCGACGTTGCAGTCGGTTCTTCGTAAAGTCACGCCGGAGGACGCTCCGCAAATATCGGACGCCATAATGACCGCCGTCCTCGCCATGTTCGCCTCCAACTCCTGCAAAGTCGGCGGTGTCCAGGAAGACGCTCTCATGGCAGTTTCCACCCTCGTCGAAGTCCTCTCCGACGGTTTCCTCAAGTACATGGACGCTTTCAAGCCTTATCTCTGTCTcggattgaaaaactacgccGAATATCAAGTCTGCTGCGCCGCTGTCGGCCTCACCGGCGACATTTGCCGGGCTCTTCGCAACAAAATGCTGCCTTACTGCGACGAGATCATGACTCTGCTCCTCGACAACCTCGGCAACGAAACCGTCCACCGATCCGTCAAGCCTCAAATTCTTTCAGTTTTCGGCGACGTCGCCCTCTCCATTGGGCCCGAGTTCAAAAAGTATCTCGACGTCGTTCTCCTCACCCTCGCTCAAGCCTCCCAAGCCAACGTCGACCGCAGCGACTACGACATGGTCGACTACCTCAACGAACTTCGAGTCGGCGTCCTCGAAGCCTACACCGGTATCACCCAGGGCCTCCGCGGCGACGGTGCCACCCCCAGTCCCGACGTCGCTCTCGTTGAACCTCACGTTCCCTTCATCATCACCTTCATCACCTCGATCGCTCTCGATCGCGAGCTCTCCGAAGAAGCCATGGCCGCCTCCATCGGCCTCCTTGGCGATCTCGTCACCGTCTTTGGCGCCAAATTACTTCCCATGGTCGAAACTGAACCCCTCACTGAACTCCTTACCAAAGGACGACGCGCGAGAAGCAACAAACCGAAAACCCTCGCGACGTGGGTCACCAAGGAAATCAGGAGACTGAAGACCGCCAATTCTGCCTCGAGTTG TAGGATGGAAATGAAAGCTCGTACAGCCAATGTACGCGGTACGACGTTGACTGGGCCGACATCACCGGCAATGACCCTGAAAACCTCAACATAA